CATCGCCGGGTTCGAGTTGAGCTTGAGGTCGAGAAACAGAAAGTTGGAGGTCTGGTGGCGCCTCGACTGCTCCTCCATCTCCGTAAGCACCGACTCGACGCTGCGGGTGCGGAAGGTGCGCCCGCTCACGCTGACGACATCGCTGCAAAAGACGCACCGGTTCCATTGGCAGCCGCGCCCCGTCATGAGCGGGATGATTCGAACCCGGTAGCGATCCCAGGGGAAATCGGTGAAGTCGGGAATGCAGGAGCGATCGAGTTCGCGGAGCGGCGGGGCAGGGCCTCGCGTCCGACCGTCAGGGAGCATCACGCCGTCGAACCGCAGGAGATCCTCGCCGGCGATCACTGCCTCGATGATCCGATGGAGCGTGAGGTCAACCTCGCCTCCCACGATGGCGACGAGGCCGGGGATCGAACGCCAGGCGTTCGCGGTGTCCTGCATGTTGAACACGGGACCGCCGAGAACGAGCGGCACACCTTTGGATTTAGCGATCTTGCCGAGTTCAACGACGGTCGGATAGTGCTGGAGATAGGCCGAAAGCAGCAGGACATCGGGTCGCCCTTCGAGCGCCTTCCTCGTCTCTTCGAGCACGCGGGGGTGCGGGCGGGACTTCCACCACAGGCGCGTGGATCTCGCGGCGTCACGCAGCTTGCAGAGGGAAGGGCGCGTCGAGAGATGCACCCGGCGCGCGATGTGGTCGTTGTAACGCTCACGCCGCTCGCGCTCAGCGGCTGGGACATCGTATGCGAGCGGGCTGATGACCTCCGCTTGGAAGCCAGCGCCTCGGAGGTTGGCAACCAAGATGCCCACCGCAAGCGTGGGGAACGTCGAGAAGTTATTGAGGTCGACGAGGAGTGCTCGTGCTTTCGCGCGGTTCAACGCAATCGGGCGCTCGCTCAGGTCGGGGAGCGTGCGTGCAGGTCTCAGTCGGTTTGGAACCGTCGACAGAGTCTGGTCATCGCCCCGGTTGTCCTCCTCTGATGTCATAGCCGCCTCCCGATGTAAGTATCACCGCCCCCCCACAGCGAGGATCCCATGATCCTACTGCAAGTATTTTGTGTTGCAAGGGTAATCTACGGTCAGAACCATGGTGATAAGCCCGTAGAAACCCCGGTTCGCAGTCGAGGACGCCGACTTGGACAGTCCGTGGCGCACTTATCGCACCTCGTCGAGCGGGTGCGGCTCCAAGAACTCTGCGGCCTTGGCATGGTGTCCAGCAGCCGGGAGTCTGGTTTCAGCATGCGCAGCCACGCCGGATTGACCTCAGATTCACTCGCGGCTCGGGGCGGACTTCGTGCTCGAGATCTTCGTCAACGGGCCCGACTCGAAGGGTTTGAGGATCATGGGATGTGGGTCCTCCCCAGAGGAGACGGGCCGCGACCCACCCGGTGCGGGGCGCGGAGCCGGGGGACGCCTTGAGGCGCCGCTCGGAGGGTGAGAGGGTACCGCAAGACCGGGCGTTCCGCGCGGGTGGGCGGACCACTCACCCCGCCTGCGGCCGCCGCGGGAGTTCTGTAGACTCGTTCCCATGAATTCCGGCACACCTCAGTCCACCGACTCCACCCTCTGGGCTTCGATCGCTTCTCTTCTCGAGATGTATCCGTCGCGCACTGGCCCGGCTGCGCGGAAGGAATCCGCTGAATGGGGTCTTGCCGAGCGAATCCGGGATTCACTCGATGAGTTCGCGCGAGAGCGAGTGCCCTCGGAGCACTGGAGCACCAACGCATCCGTGGGCATGGGTCGCTGGGCGCTTGTGCCTTGGGCGGCTGTATTCGACGATCGCGTGACCGAGGGCGCATCTCGTGGGGTGTATGTCGTCCTCAATCTGATCTGCGAGGGGACACCCGGCGTGCGTGTCGGGATCGGTCTCGCCTCCGACGAGCACAAGTGGAACAGCGCGCGGCTCCAAGAGACCGCGAAGGGCGTGCTTGAACGGTTCTCATCGGAATCGAGGGATGCACTCCGCCGAGCGGGGCTCGTCGAGCCTGGCGGATCTGATGCATCGGAATCACAGGGCGTCCGCTCGGGGCGAACGGGGCCGTGGAGCGACGGGATGGTGTTCCAGGCGTTTGTGCCCCTCGGAGAGATCGCGCAACGCCGCCAGGACCTCGACGCCATGCTTGAGACTTCGCTGCGCGAGTACAAACGGTGGGCGGACTCTCGCGTCGTCGCCGAGCCGCACGCGGCGTCTGGGCTAGAGAACAGGGAGTCCGCGCGGTGGTGGGTGATCAGCGCGGGGCGGAACGGGAAGTACTGGCCCGTCTTTCGCGAGCGCGGGATCGTTTCGATCGACTGGGGGATGGGGGACCTCGCGCAGTTCCCGGACAAGGAGGCGATCTACGACAAGCTCGTGAGTAAACGCAGTTCCAGCACGAAGCCGACGAACGCAGCGCTTGCGCTGTACCAGTTCTCGAGAGAGATCAGCGTCGGGGACATCATCATCGCCAAGCAAGGGACATCACGGTTCTTCGGGATCGGAGTGGTGACCTCTGACTACCGCTATGACCCGAACACAAAGAATCATCCGTATGTCCGCGATGTCGACTGGGTGCATCTCGGAAGCTGGTCTTCAGGGGAGCTCCGTGTCCCTGTCAAGACGCTCACTGAGGTTACGCGGTACCGCAGGTTTCGCGCCTTCATCGAATCCGTTCTGGGCAAAGACTCACACGAAGGTCCGCTTGATGAGAATCTCACTGAGGATATCGAGATCGCGGAGCCCTTCGAGCTCGATGACGCCCTAAGCGATCTCTTCCTCGATCGCAACGAGATCCTTCAGATCCTGGCTCGTCTTCGCAGGAAGAAGAACCTCATCCTCACCGGCCCGCCCGGGGTTGGGAAGTCGTACGCGGCGCGGCGACTTGCGTGGCTGCTGATCGGCGAGCAGAGCGCCGAGCGCGTCCAGACCGTGCAGTTCCATCAGTCGTACTCGTACGAGGATTTCGTGCAGGGCATCAGGCCCAACGCCATCGCTCGCGGCAGGTCAGGGTTCCGCGTGCGCAATGGGCCGTTCTATGAGTTCTGCCGCCGAGCGGAGGCCGATCCGAGCAGGGCGTATGTGCTCCTGATCGACGAGATCAACCGCGGGAACCTGAGCCGCATCCTCGGGGAGCTGCTCATGCTGATCGAGCACGACAAACGCGGGCCGGACCACGCTATCCCCCTGACCTATTCCGAGGATCTCGCGGACACGTTCAGCGTTCCGGAGAACCTCCACATCATCGGCATGATGAACACTGCCGATCGCTCGCTCTCGATCGTCGACTACGCGCTCCGCCGGAGGTTCGCGTTCGTGCGGCTCCGTCCTCTGTTCGATTCGCCGCGGTTCGCCGATTCGCTCCGGCTCGCCGGCGCGAGCGACGGGCTGATTCGACGGATCATCGAACGCATGACCGAGTTGAACCGCGACATCGCCGCGGACACCGCGAACCTCGGCCCCGGCTACGAGATCGGTCACAGCTTCTTCTGCGCCGACCGCGACGCGGACGATGAGTGGTTCGGGGATGTCATCGAGAGCGAGATCAAGCCCCTTCTCGAGGAGTACTGGTGGGAGGACCCGCAGAAGGCCTCTGATCTCGTCGAGAGACTGCGTCGGTGACGATCCCGATCCGCAACATCTACTACCTGCTGCTTTACGCGTGGGATGCGCTCGATGCGTCGCACCTGGTCCGGGTCGGGCAGACCGAGTCTCCGAGAGTGCTCGACCTGCTCGCGTCGATCGTGGAGGCAGGCGCACGCCACGCCCTCAAGCACGGCCTCGACCGCGGCTATGTCGAGCACACGGAACGGCTCGCGGGCATCAGGGGTCGCCTGCTGCTCGGGGAGTCGGTGCGCACGATGGCTCTCGTCGGAGGCCACGCCGTCTGCGAGATCG
This Phycisphaeraceae bacterium DNA region includes the following protein-coding sequences:
- a CDS encoding radical SAM protein codes for the protein MTSEEDNRGDDQTLSTVPNRLRPARTLPDLSERPIALNRAKARALLVDLNNFSTFPTLAVGILVANLRGAGFQAEVISPLAYDVPAAERERRERYNDHIARRVHLSTRPSLCKLRDAARSTRLWWKSRPHPRVLEETRKALEGRPDVLLLSAYLQHYPTVVELGKIAKSKGVPLVLGGPVFNMQDTANAWRSIPGLVAIVGGEVDLTLHRIIEAVIAGEDLLRFDGVMLPDGRTRGPAPPLRELDRSCIPDFTDFPWDRYRVRIIPLMTGRGCQWNRCVFCSDVVSVSGRTFRTRSVESVLTEMEEQSRRHQTSNFLFLDLKLNSNPAMFRGIIENVQRRVPGAEWIGTVHVDQRKDNGLSRRDLRDAVAAGMRRVSFGLESGSQRMLDAMDKGCSVDLNAEFIRTAYEAGLSVRCTMFKGFPGETPEDLLLTAKFLEQHAKFIDRVRFNEFSVLQDTPIYKDLTEQPSKYPQLRVLNVDHRFGGARYSNRDTGGAEYRQAKRRVLAAVYSINRREVRPTARAFDGLM
- a CDS encoding DUF3578 domain-containing protein — its product is MNSGTPQSTDSTLWASIASLLEMYPSRTGPAARKESAEWGLAERIRDSLDEFARERVPSEHWSTNASVGMGRWALVPWAAVFDDRVTEGASRGVYVVLNLICEGTPGVRVGIGLASDEHKWNSARLQETAKGVLERFSSESRDALRRAGLVEPGGSDASESQGVRSGRTGPWSDGMVFQAFVPLGEIAQRRQDLDAMLETSLREYKRWADSRVVAEPHAASGLENRESARWWVISAGRNGKYWPVFRERGIVSIDWGMGDLAQFPDKEAIYDKLVSKRSSSTKPTNAALALYQFSREISVGDIIIAKQGTSRFFGIGVVTSDYRYDPNTKNHPYVRDVDWVHLGSWSSGELRVPVKTLTEVTRYRRFRAFIESVLGKDSHEGPLDENLTEDIEIAEPFELDDALSDLFLDRNEILQILARLRRKKNLILTGPPGVGKSYAARRLAWLLIGEQSAERVQTVQFHQSYSYEDFVQGIRPNAIARGRSGFRVRNGPFYEFCRRAEADPSRAYVLLIDEINRGNLSRILGELLMLIEHDKRGPDHAIPLTYSEDLADTFSVPENLHIIGMMNTADRSLSIVDYALRRRFAFVRLRPLFDSPRFADSLRLAGASDGLIRRIIERMTELNRDIAADTANLGPGYEIGHSFFCADRDADDEWFGDVIESEIKPLLEEYWWEDPQKASDLVERLRR